In Kwoniella newhampshirensis strain CBS 13917 chromosome 2, whole genome shotgun sequence, one DNA window encodes the following:
- a CDS encoding multiple RNA-binding domain-containing protein 1, protein MITLQSRLIFLNLPATVTPESFKATLLSPSSLSSTTITDTKLVPKRRFAFVGYKDVEDAKKVKEWFDGTFGFGGGKVKVDFVRDDPLAPKKGARRDDKPKAATVTATITDALPAAGPSKRLQEFMEVMKGADGTSTTAIASSSTSAATAVPRDAGWIADGLKKDKQEKSKKGKEKSAEPEVAEEIDDDAAWLRRRQTALESEGEAGSSSGPQLSADEQLILSTGRLFVRNLAFIVSPTDLSSHFSTFGRVDEVHLPVSQQTGDPLGTAFLQFHDPAEALQAYKTLDKTTFQGRLLHVLPGRAKPGQDGAGVQGIVDGKVLGKAAETRGEVKIGVDAKRKEESSRGVNWASLYMNSDAVAASVASRIGVAKSELLNGDDGNAAVKLALAETAVIEETKKYFEDAGIVLDSLQPRVPRSQTTILVKNIPYGTTLQSLTDLFAPHGTLTRVLLPPAGTLGVVEFENSMDAGRAFRALAYRRLGNAVLYLEKGPVGMFKAASTTAPTTTQAKAAEEGRLLAEKVSALPENPDPSDEAGSTLFLKNLNFSTTTAQLGVLLSSLPGFSFARVQTKPDPKREGERLSMGYGFVGFKTKDAADKALKGLEGFEVDGKKLEVRFAQRGVEEDRKEDKKKSGEMDGKTKSTKVLVKNLPFEATKKEIRDLFSAYGQLKSLRLPRKSTLNATGSQSTRGFAFLEFTTHAEALRAMEALKHTHLLGRHLVLEWAKENDEVDVSSLREKVGREVRGLKEGEEGRIGKRRKLDLSGGGDKQDDLDGLEV, encoded by the exons TCATCCTTGTCGAGCACAACCATCACGGACACGAAACTCGTGCCGAAGCGAAGATTCGCGTTTGTAGGCTAcaaggatgtcgaagatgccaagaaggtgaaggagtGGTTCGATGGGACGTTCGGGTTCGGCGGAGGGAAAGTCAAAGTGGATTTCgtgagagatgat CCCCTTGCACCCAAGAAAGGTGCTCGGAGGGATGATAAGCCCAAAGCTGCCACTGTCACTGCCACGATCACCGACGCACTACCCGCTGCTGGACCTTCGAAACGACTCCAAGAATTCATGGAAGTCATGAAAGGTGCCGACGGCACGTCCACTACCGCTATCGCCTCATCATCTACCTCCGCCGCTACTGCTGTCCCACGTGATGCTGGTTGGATCGCCGATGgcttgaagaaggataagcaagagaagagcaagaagggaaaggagaagtcCGCCGAGCCTGAGGTAGCtgaagagatcgacgacgatgcaGCTTGGTTGAGAAGACGTCAGACTGCTTTAGAATCAGAGGGAGAGGCTGGAAGCTCTTCA GGACCTCAGCTCAGCGCAGACGAGCAACTCATTCTATCCACTGGCCGTCTCTTTGTCCGTAATCTGGCATTCATAGTCTCCCCAACGGACCTGTCTTCCCATTTCTCGACTTTCGGTCGAGTAGACGAAGTCCATCTACCCGTCTCGCAACAGACAGGCGATCCACTAGGCACAGCTTTCCTTCAATTCCACGATCCAGCCGAGGCTCTACAGGCATACAAAACTCTCGATAAGACGACGTTCCAAGGAAGGCTATTGCACGTCTTACCGGGAAGAGCTAAGCCAGGTCAAGATGGGGCGGGTGTACAGGGAATAGTGGATGGGAAGGTTCTGGGGAAAGCGGCGGAGACAAGAGGGGAGGTCAAGATTGGGGTGGATGccaagagaaaggaggaaagcTCAAGGGGAGTCAATTGGGCGTCATTGTACATGAAT AGTGACGCTGTGGCGGCTTCAGTTGCGTCTAGAATAGGTGTCGCGAAATCAGAACTGTTGAATGGCGACGATGGAAACGCAGCTGTCAAGCTTGCTCTGGCCGAGACGGCAGTCATCGAGGAGACAAAGAAATACTTTGAGGACGCAGGTATCGTCCTTGACTCTTTGCAACCAAGAGTCCCTCGATCGCAAACCACCATACTTGTCAAGAACATCCCATACGGAACGACCCTTCAATCCCTAACGGATCTCTTCGCTCCCCACGGTACTCTCACGCGGGTACTTCTCCCTCCCGCAGGAACCCTTGGCGTGGTCGAATTCGAAAACTCGATGGACGCCGGACGAGCCTTCAGAGCTCTCGCATATAGGCGATTGGGAAATGCTGTGCTGTATCTCGAGAAAGGACCTGTGGGGATGTTCAAGGCTGCTTCGACAACAGCTCCGACAACCACACAGGCCAAAGCCGCCGAAGAAGGTCGATTACTCGCCGAGAAGGTTTCGGCTCTTCCTGAAAACCCTGATCCCTCAGATGAAGCAGGATcgaccctcttcctcaagaACCTCAACTTCTCAACGACGACCGCTCAATTGGGCGTTCTCCTATCTTCCCTACCGGGCTTCTCATTCGCTCGAGTTCAAACGAAACCTGATCCGAAACGCGAGGGCGAAAGATTATCGATGGGATACGGGTTTGTGGGATTCAAGACGAAGGATGCGGCCGATAAGGCTTTGAAAGGGTTGGAAGGGTTTGAAGTGGacgggaagaagctggaggTCAGATTCGCGCAGAGAGgcgtggaagaggatcggaaggaggacaagaaaAAGTCTGGAGAAATGGAtgggaagacgaagagcaCCAAGGTATTGGTCAAGAATTTGCCATTCGAAGCGACCAAGAAGGAAATCAGGGATTTGTTCAG TGCATACGGACAATTGAaatctcttcgacttcctcgtAAATCGACTCTCAATGCCACCGGATCCCAATCGACCAGAGGATTCGCTTTTCTGGAATTCACAACTCATGCGGAAGCGCTTCGAGCGATGGAAGCCCTCAAACATACCCATTTGTTAGGGAGACATCTGGTCTTGGAGTGGGCAAAGGAGAATGATGAAGTGGACGTGAGTAGCCTGAGAGAGAAAGTTGGAAGGGAAGTGAGAGGTCTgaaagagggtgaagagggcCGAATAgggaaaagaaggaagctGGATCTctctggtggaggagacaAACAGGATGATCTGGATGGCTTGGAAGTGTAG